A portion of the Pan troglodytes isolate AG18354 chromosome 10, NHGRI_mPanTro3-v2.0_pri, whole genome shotgun sequence genome contains these proteins:
- the CLEC4D gene encoding C-type lectin domain family 4 member D, which yields MGLEKPQSKLEGGMHSQLIPSVIAVVFILLLSVCFIASCLVTHHNFSRCKRGTGVHKLEHHAKLKCIKEKSELKSAEGSTWNCCPIDWRAFQSNCYFPLTDNKTWAESERNCSGMEAHLMTISTEAEQNFIIQFLDRRLSYFLGLRDENAKGQWRWVDQMPFNPRRVFWHKNEPDNSQGENCVVLVYNQDKWAWNDVPCNFEASRICKLPGTTLN from the exons ATGGGGCTAGAAAAACCTCAAAGTAAAC TGGAAGGAGGCATGCATTCCCAGCTGATACCTTCGGTTATTGCTGTAGTTTTCATCTTACTTCTCAGTGTCTGTTTTATTGCAAGTTGTTTGG TGACTCATCACAACTTTTCACGCTGTAAGAGAGGCACAGGAGTGCACAAGTTAGAGCACCATGCAAAGCTCAAATGCATCAAAGAGAAATCAGAACTGAAAAGTGCTGAAG GGAGCACCTGGAACTGTTGTCCTATTGACTGGAGAGCCTTCCAGTCCAACTGCTATTTTCCTCTTACTGACAACAAGACGTGGGCTGAGAGTGAAAGGAACTGTTCAGGGATGGAGGCCCATCTGATGACCATCAGCACGGAAGCTGAGCAG aACTTTATTATTCAGTTTCTGGATAGACGGCTTTCCTATTTCCTTGGACTTAGAGATGAGAATGCCAAAGGTCAGTGGCGTTGGGTGGACCAGATGCCATTTAACCCACGCAGAGT attcTGGCATAAGAATGAACCCGACAACTCTCAGGGAGAAAACTGTGTTGTTCTTGTTTATAACCAAGATAAATGGGCCTGGAATGATGTTCCTTGTAACTTTGAAGCAAGTAGGATTTGTAAACTACCTGGAACAACATTGAACTAG